In Armatimonadota bacterium, the following proteins share a genomic window:
- a CDS encoding sigma-70 family RNA polymerase sigma factor, which translates to MKNPAQEADLVRGEATVAVHTGELDVESDLDLVIRAQSGEAAAFGELVDRHKRMVYGIISRMVTSRDEADDLAQDVFVSAYRHIGGFRRDAKFTTWLHTVTVNTTLKRLKRMKRQITVSMDDPDIGLESVIRADSEPSPDEALGDKQRQEAVRKAVDSLPDKQKIVVVMHYFEQYSCDEIAAALRCSVGTVWSRLHYACKRLQKELCWIEQGS; encoded by the coding sequence ATGAAGAATCCTGCTCAGGAAGCCGACCTGGTGCGCGGCGAGGCAACAGTCGCGGTGCACACCGGCGAACTCGACGTCGAGTCCGACCTCGACCTGGTGATTCGGGCACAGTCGGGCGAAGCGGCCGCGTTCGGTGAACTGGTAGACCGCCACAAGCGGATGGTCTACGGCATCATCTCGCGCATGGTTACGAGCCGCGACGAGGCGGACGACCTCGCGCAAGATGTCTTCGTCTCGGCTTACAGGCACATCGGAGGCTTCAGGCGGGATGCGAAGTTCACCACGTGGCTGCACACCGTCACGGTGAACACTACGTTGAAGCGGCTCAAGAGGATGAAACGACAGATTACCGTCTCGATGGACGATCCGGATATCGGTCTGGAGTCCGTGATAAGGGCGGACAGCGAGCCGTCGCCGGACGAGGCTCTGGGCGACAAGCAGCGGCAGGAAGCCGTCCGCAAGGCAGTGGACTCGCTGCCGGACAAGCAGAAAATCGTCGTCGTGATGCACTATTTCGAGCAATACTCCTGCGATGAGATTGCGGCTGCGCTCAGGTGCTCAGTCGGAACCGTGTGGTCCCGACTGCACTATGCCTGCAAGAGACTGCAGAAGGAGCTGTGCTGGATCGAACAGGGGTCGTAA
- a CDS encoding alkaline phosphatase: MTKRTFLFVSLALLMILALASGASCAAKAPKNVILMIGDGMGFAQVTLARISLPDGSTSLSMDSMKYGGFAKTHSANSTVTDSAAAGTALATGHKTNNGMISTLPDGTVVQTILEAAQAKKKAVGLVTTVTITHATPAVFGSHVDARADEAGIAPQYLDRRIDVLMGGGRYYFMPKSQEGSKRTDERDLLAEARRLGYSVTNTPEEMHPVKSGKLLGLFELSSLSATAPNPPLAEMTGKAIELLAQDGDGFFLMVEGGQIDWQAHDNNQAGTVRHTMDFDAAVGRALEFARRRGDTLVIVTADHETGGLTIIYPDKDSGDKFKCAWSTKGHSGCNVPLLADGPGAEMFSGVLDNTDIPKMIAKLWGIPNFGSR, encoded by the coding sequence ATGACCAAACGCACTTTCCTATTCGTATCGCTCGCCCTTCTGATGATCCTCGCTCTAGCATCAGGGGCGAGTTGTGCGGCGAAGGCGCCGAAGAACGTGATTCTGATGATCGGCGACGGCATGGGGTTCGCGCAAGTGACGCTGGCCCGGATTTCACTGCCTGACGGGAGCACCTCGCTCAGCATGGACTCGATGAAGTACGGCGGCTTTGCGAAGACCCATTCCGCGAACTCGACCGTGACCGATTCCGCCGCAGCCGGGACCGCGCTTGCGACCGGCCATAAGACGAACAACGGCATGATCAGCACTCTGCCGGACGGAACGGTCGTGCAGACGATTCTGGAGGCGGCGCAGGCGAAGAAGAAGGCAGTCGGACTTGTAACCACGGTGACGATCACCCACGCGACGCCGGCTGTCTTCGGCTCGCACGTGGATGCCCGGGCGGACGAGGCGGGCATCGCGCCTCAGTACCTGGACAGGCGGATAGACGTACTGATGGGCGGCGGAAGGTACTACTTCATGCCGAAGTCGCAGGAAGGAAGCAAGCGAACCGACGAGCGCGATCTGCTGGCGGAAGCACGGCGGCTGGGTTACTCCGTCACCAACACCCCGGAGGAGATGCACCCGGTGAAGAGCGGCAAGTTGCTGGGGCTGTTCGAACTGAGTTCGCTCAGCGCAACCGCGCCGAATCCTCCGCTGGCGGAGATGACGGGCAAGGCGATCGAACTTCTGGCCCAGGACGGGGACGGCTTCTTCCTGATGGTCGAAGGCGGGCAGATAGACTGGCAGGCGCACGACAATAATCAGGCCGGCACTGTGCGGCACACCATGGACTTCGATGCCGCGGTTGGAAGGGCGCTCGAGTTCGCGCGCAGGCGAGGCGACACCCTGGTGATCGTTACGGCGGATCACGAGACCGGTGGGCTGACGATCATCTACCCTGACAAGGACAGCGGTGACAAGTTCAAGTGCGCGTGGAGCACCAAGGGGCACTCCGGCTGCAACGTGCCACTGCTGGCCGACGGTCCGGGCGCGGAGATGTTCTCGGGCGTACTGGACAACACCGACATCCCGAAGATGATCGCCAAGCTCTGGGGCATTCCGAACTTCGGAAGCAGATAG
- a CDS encoding zf-HC2 domain-containing protein: MKCSKFRRLLIPYSEGSLPAEKALSMERHLALCEECSRELRSVTCTADALRQAEYPGLEPAADLRSRVLAQIADERVRKPGRRPAGLQTYSAAMAGLLLVAVAGAGMWSMLRRGVEAPTAKLYERIETPAGPQSEKAREPAATLPAERPVSPESKSADKPTAKRVASSDRVPNPTGPMRAPGYMRVGENLQWHKDEGRVRVGEAPASASPGGVVARSPELHDISSGRFAASAPTREPSEQITNNLKQSPLGGAQSTAWGMTGDAKEGAASAGGYGAASPGAASASRGEQYFDESRGVRPDIRYGMGNTTTSPDGISAQGLDRLEAGVAYYPTSVTAIVNLMDEYRRAGRPRDEYRLAQHLTRLDPDNANHWLARAQAADRVPMPRTAEACYRRAIKLGLKNPQLEQAQERVKALKGE; encoded by the coding sequence ATGAAATGCTCCAAGTTCCGAAGACTGCTGATACCCTATAGCGAAGGATCGCTTCCGGCTGAGAAAGCTCTCTCGATGGAACGACACCTCGCCCTGTGCGAGGAGTGCTCCAGGGAGCTTCGGTCGGTCACGTGCACGGCCGACGCGCTCAGGCAGGCCGAATACCCGGGGCTCGAGCCGGCCGCCGACTTGCGGAGCCGGGTGCTGGCACAGATCGCCGACGAACGGGTGCGGAAGCCGGGGCGGCGGCCGGCGGGCCTGCAGACCTACTCCGCGGCGATGGCCGGCCTGCTCCTCGTCGCGGTCGCGGGAGCAGGGATGTGGTCCATGCTTCGGCGAGGCGTTGAGGCACCGACCGCCAAACTCTATGAGCGAATCGAGACTCCGGCGGGACCTCAGTCGGAGAAGGCAAGGGAGCCTGCAGCTACACTGCCCGCGGAGAGACCCGTGAGCCCCGAGAGCAAGTCGGCGGATAAGCCGACGGCCAAACGGGTCGCGAGTAGCGACCGGGTGCCCAACCCCACAGGTCCCATGCGAGCACCGGGCTATATGCGGGTAGGAGAGAATCTGCAGTGGCACAAAGACGAAGGACGCGTCCGCGTGGGAGAAGCGCCCGCTTCGGCCTCGCCGGGGGGGGTGGTCGCGCGGTCTCCCGAACTGCACGACATCTCTTCCGGAAGGTTTGCCGCGTCCGCGCCGACGCGCGAACCATCCGAGCAGATCACGAACAATCTGAAGCAGTCGCCGCTGGGCGGGGCGCAGAGCACGGCTTGGGGGATGACCGGCGACGCGAAGGAGGGCGCGGCGTCCGCCGGCGGATACGGGGCAGCTTCGCCCGGCGCCGCGTCGGCCTCGCGGGGTGAGCAGTACTTCGACGAATCCCGCGGCGTCAGGCCCGATATCCGCTACGGGATGGGCAACACGACGACCTCGCCCGATGGGATATCCGCACAGGGACTTGATCGGCTCGAGGCCGGGGTCGCCTACTACCCGACGAGCGTGACAGCGATCGTGAACCTGATGGACGAGTACCGCAGAGCCGGCCGCCCAAGGGACGAGTACCGACTGGCGCAGCATCTGACGAGGCTCGATCCCGACAACGCGAATCATTGGCTGGCGAGAGCGCAGGCGGCCGACCGAGTGCCAATGCCGAGG